The Sulfurovum sp. TSL1 genomic sequence TTTGAAATCAGAATCAGCTTTTTTTCTTCGTGTTAACCCTTAATATCCCTCTTTTTTTGGTAATTTGCAAGTGGCTCAATATATAAATTTATAAGGTTTTTATAGTAGAGTACTTTAGACTTGCTAAAGTACATAAGGTCTTAGTGGCTTTTGCTTACTACGATGAGCATTTTAATGTTGATCACAATAAATCGAATGAATTGCCAAATTTTACAGGTTCGCATTGCTCTTGCAAATTTCCCCGGGATCATGGTTAAGTTAAATTGTTCATTTTGAAAATTTACTTCTTCTTCTTTCATATTGCCTCCTTTTTTACAGTATTTTTAAATGTGTCGTTTCGGGTTATTTATTCAGGTATCAACGTCCATCCCGGTCTGAGTTTTGCCTTGTAGATGAACATATGGTGCAGGACATGTTTGATCCAGTGGCCTGCAAGACCGATCTCCCCAAAGGTATAGTCTGTATCACGACCTGTGCCAGGATACTTTTCAAAATCGGGTACCACAGGGTAGACGGTCATGGATGCAGCCTGACCGTCAAAGAGACCTTTACCGGCACTTGCAACACACGCTGCACCCATTTCTGCCATAGAAGCCTCATGAAGATGTGCATTTTCTCCATGCTTGATCATATCGCATACAGAGCGGGCAACCGCCTTACCGATGATACCCGCAGGCATACCTGTTCTTGGGGGTGTAGGGTTGATCGGTGTGCCGTTAGGGGAACTCATAGGCTTAGAGATAAGATGCGGTGGCGCAAATGCGATACCACAGGCAAAGATATTATTGAATAACGGGTTTTGGTAGGTTCTTGGCCAGTCAGAGGCTTTCCAGTTCTCATAAGCACCTGCATCATATTTTGCATCCACTTTCATAAACCCGTTTGGTGCAAAGAGTGTTTCCGTCATATCTGAACCGTCTTTGTCATAGGCTTTAAGCCCTACACCGGAAAATGGCGGGATCAGCATAGAGAAGTCGAACGCTTCTTCTCCCATAGATCCATCCAGAAGTTCATAATGGAGTTTGCCTGCTTCAACTTTGTTGACATGGGCTCCAATGATCCATGGCACATTTCTTTCAGCATAAAGGGATTCAGCAAAAAGTTTAGAACTGACAGTATAACCTCCCACTTTCATGTGAAGACCACCCATACCAAAGTCACCCAGGAATGATTCATTGGAGATCCATTTGATATCCAGCATATCACGGATACCCGCTTTTCTGGCTTCATGTTCAATGTTAAAGATGTATTCAAAGGCTGCCCCCTGACAGGTGCAGGTACCATGACCTGTACCTATCAGCAGTTTTTGCCTCTCACCTGCTTTTGCTTTTTCAAACACTTTTTCCAACGCTTCATTCGCATGTACCGCATGGTCCGCCGTACAGACAGAAACCGTATGTTCTCCCAAACCACCTTTACCATTCCCTAAACCAGGTGTTGCATCAAAGTTCAGTTTAGGTCCAGTGGCATTGATGAGATAATCATAGGTCAACTCTTCGGTGTGGCCTTTAGTCTCTTCTTTTGTAGATTCTATGATGATATATGGCGTATCACTGTCCGCTTTTCCATTTGGATGGATCGAAACTGCCAGGGCCTGCCTGTAGTCGATCCCTGCTTTTTTATAGACCGGTGCGAGAGGAAAGACAACATCTTCTTTTGTCATCTCACCTACACCCACCCAGATATTAGACGGGATCCAGTTCCATTGAGAATTAGGTGTCACTACCACCACTTCATGCGCTTTGCCCAGCCATTTTTTTGCAAATGTTGCAGCGGTGTGGCCTGATACGCCACCGCCCATTACTACTAATCGTGCCATCTTCGTCCTTTTATAAATGGTATAGACTCATTTTAGAGGATACATTTTTAAAAAGGAATTAAAATCAATAAAATGAATGATAAATATCATTAAAAATTATCTTTTGACGGTTAATACCTACAGTTTATGCACCAAAAATAGATGCGCTGTCAATCAATCTTATTTATCTTATTGGGTCTCTATAGGTCCGAATTAGCCTAAAATTACTAAAGTATGCTACTATTTTAGCTCTGATATAATTTTAGAAGAAGTTCATGACAAGGAAAGATCAAAATAGATGCAGATAGTGATAATAAAGATCTTTTTATGGATGATGATCGTATCATCTCTTCATGCAGATGTTTGGAATAACCCTCATAGCAAGGAAAAGAGTGCTTCCAATACGCTTTTTACCTCTTTCTCGATCTCCCCAAAAAGACTGGACCCGGTTGTTTCATACAATGCGAATGAGTGGGCATTCATTGGTCAGATTTATGAACCTCCGTTGCAATACAATTATCTTCAAAGACCCTATACACTTGAGCCACTGACACTTATTCAAATGCCAACGATACGTTATTTGAATAAAGAGAGACAAGAGGTAGATGAAAATGATAAGCGTGTCGTGTTCAGCGAATACCGTCTGGATCTTAGAAAAGATATCATGTATCAAAACCATCCTGCTTTTGCCAAAGATGAAAAAGGACATCTCCTCTACGCGGCATTGAGCAAAGAAGAACTTGAAAAGATAGAGACACTGGATGATTTTCCAAAGCAGGATACACGTCGTCTGCTGGCAGAAGATTATGCCTATGCCATAAAACGTATGGGGGTAAGGCAGAACCATTCCCCTATTTTGGACACGATGCAAACCTATATTGTGGGGTTAAAATCCTATTCGCATGCCATTACAAAGATAGCAAGAGAAAAGAAGGCAAAGGGAGAAGTACTTGATCTGCGTGCGTATGATCTTCCCGGTGTAAAGGTTTTAGATGAGTATACCTTGGTCATAGAGATAGAAGGAAAATACCCGCAGTTTCTCTATTGGCTTACGATGAATTTTTTTGCACCGATTCCCTGGGAGGCAGATCTCTTTTACCAGCAGCAGGGACTAGTGGCTAAAAATCTGACGCTCAATTGGTATCCTGTGGGGACAGGCGCCTATTATT encodes the following:
- a CDS encoding NAD(P)/FAD-dependent oxidoreductase, encoding MARLVVMGGGVSGHTAATFAKKWLGKAHEVVVVTPNSQWNWIPSNIWVGVGEMTKEDVVFPLAPVYKKAGIDYRQALAVSIHPNGKADSDTPYIIIESTKEETKGHTEELTYDYLINATGPKLNFDATPGLGNGKGGLGEHTVSVCTADHAVHANEALEKVFEKAKAGERQKLLIGTGHGTCTCQGAAFEYIFNIEHEARKAGIRDMLDIKWISNESFLGDFGMGGLHMKVGGYTVSSKLFAESLYAERNVPWIIGAHVNKVEAGKLHYELLDGSMGEEAFDFSMLIPPFSGVGLKAYDKDGSDMTETLFAPNGFMKVDAKYDAGAYENWKASDWPRTYQNPLFNNIFACGIAFAPPHLISKPMSSPNGTPINPTPPRTGMPAGIIGKAVARSVCDMIKHGENAHLHEASMAEMGAACVASAGKGLFDGQAASMTVYPVVPDFEKYPGTGRDTDYTFGEIGLAGHWIKHVLHHMFIYKAKLRPGWTLIPE